The Pirellulales bacterium genome contains a region encoding:
- a CDS encoding DUF433 domain-containing protein: MSPETNNSPIINRGRGPEISGTRITVYDILDYQQQGWTPLQVAALFRISSKKIQAAFEYIELHRESVLAEYQQILARQENYAYQPADLARIEKVRQAAAIRLEEIRAKIRNTYNDAKDHGGS; encoded by the coding sequence TTCCCCCATTATCAACCGTGGACGCGGTCCGGAAATCTCTGGAACCCGCATTACCGTGTATGATATTTTGGATTATCAGCAGCAGGGTTGGACGCCGCTGCAAGTCGCCGCTTTATTTCGTATTAGTTCTAAAAAGATACAAGCCGCTTTTGAATATATCGAACTGCATCGTGAATCGGTTTTAGCCGAGTACCAACAAATTTTGGCACGTCAAGAAAATTACGCCTATCAACCGGCGGACCTCGCCCGGATCGAGAAGGTGCGCCAGGCGGCCGCGATTCGGTTGGAGGAAATCCGCGCAAAAATACGCAATACATATAACGATGCCAAAGATCATGGCGGATCATGA